The Ziziphus jujuba cultivar Dongzao chromosome 1, ASM3175591v1 genome segment ataaacatatcatGGTTTTGATGTGATTATAGGCACTTTTTTCTTGATCGTATGTGGTATTTGCCAATATCTTGGTCATCTGACCAAGGAGCATCACGTTGGCTTTGAAGCAGCTGCATGGTACTCTTGTTCGTCTTCTTACTTACTTCATAAGGAAACTCATCTGTTTTCATCGGCTTCGCCTTGCTCATGCCAAACAACTAAAGTAATATCTCCACAACCCTCCTTTGTGAAACTGCGAAAGTCCTACTTTTCCTATCCCTTTGAATCtccattccaaaaaaaaaaaaaaacattcaggAGTaccatttctattttaaaagtACTTTACCAttgaaaatatgttatattGTCATTTTTGGTTCTTGACTTGGATATAAGATAGTAGTTTTCGCTCCTtataccttttatttatttgtttaattttttctcaTCATCCAATATTATTAACTATTGTGAAAACACTATCATAAATCACTCaataactaatatttttatccattaatttttaaaattttaatataaaaaacaataaaattaaatatttttaactaaaatttgaaatataaaccaataattattataaataatgacaaataataaaattttatacagTTCATATAAtagtaaattttaaactttaattattgattaaatatgaatttaataatatattaaattttatttaaataaaataaccacataataacaaaaatagatgattataaataaatttttaaaagttgaaaaagaaaatgctcATGCTAAAATCAAGTCAAaacctatataaatatatatatatatatatattatatatatatatatatatatatatatatatatatatatgagcatatattttaattgataatttacGCTGTCACATGGTAGCGTGTGTCCGTGCCATCCCACGGACCCACCAGTTCGTTTTCATGGGCTGGGCTCCATAGATGGGAGAAATAGATAGATATGGCCGACAGCTGAACGGGCTAACCAGCTTGCTATTGGTCCAATTTCTCTTAAAAGTCACACATTCACATTAATAATTCTGGTCAACGCAAATCaagtttgtttttcttgttgCATGATACGATTCTTGAAGTCAATTGCTTACGGCTACACACCAAGGAAAACATTATTAGCCACAATTTATTATCATAACATTAATACTTCCAcagtaaatatcaaaataatattaaatagaaCAGTTACACTTTCCTCTTTTTCTCAATACATCTGAGGTATAGAGAATATGACCGTTTAGGTATATATCTAATTTATCTgtctaacttttcttttttttctttttttcttttttttttttacttttattttcaaaaaaaaaaaaaaacattttctttctacttttaaTACGTCTGAAAACAAAATGAATCACCGTTCAACttattttgccattttttgccGTATAAAACAGCCTATTTTGCTCCATTTCTTTCCTGCACCATCTTAAGTCCAACGTACCTGTGCCCAACCCAAAAGTGCACAACAAaggattaatatataattagaaaCCAACAATATCtgccaagaaaaacaaaattaaacataaaaagctcccaaaaaaaaaaaaaattaccttccTAACATCATAACCGTAGCCTGAGGGTTAGTCCCCGGTGACCTATTGAAGATGGATCCATCTACAACACGAAGAGCGTCAATTCCAAGAACCCGCAAATCACCATCCACAACCTTTCCCACCAAGCATCCTCCATGATAATGCCAAATGGTTTCTACTGTGCTTCTACAAAAAGCTTTCACAGATTTATCATCTCCCGGGTTCTTGGGATATGGAGTTCCCAAGAACACAAAACCTTCTCCATTATTAGCCTTAAACTGTTCAATGGTTTTGGTGTTCAATAAATCACCTATCTTCCTCACCCCTTTAACACAACGAGCAAGGTCTATGGGATTATCAAAGTAGTTGAATCGGACATTTGGGCTTATTGTAGCATTAGATGAGGATTTCAGCCAGAGGGAACCAGAAGAAATTGGCCCTGGGATTTTCTCGCCGATGACTGCAACACTTATGTTGGTCGAAGAAGATGGTACTTTATATGAGAGGGTTTCTATGTAAAAATCGCTTGTAATTCCTACTACCTGTAGGTTGGATTGGTCCAGTGGAAATGGGGCGATAATGTAGACCCTGTTAGTAGGATTGTCGGCCATAAACTTTCCGACATAAGGATTTGGTAGAACGACCGGTATTTGCAGTGAAGAAAGGTGAGAAACTGGGCCAACTCCACTGAGAAGAAGAAGTTGAGGGCTTCCTATTGCTCCTGCACTCACTATCACCTCTCCTTTATCTCTTAACATTGCCCGGTGATGCAACCCCTTAGAATCCGTATATATGACTCCGGTTGCCCCCAAACCTACATTGTAGTGCAGCTTTAAAATTATTCATCAATGGAAGGaaaaaaaccgaaaaaaaaaaaaaaaatctttctagatcctgacatttttttttttttttctctagaaTCATCCTATTACCATAAATAGCACTGACAATAAAAGGTGAACAATTACTAAGAATAGGCAGATCCTAGTCGTACAAAACAATTTGTCCTCTccttgtgtgtgtgtatatagaaGGAAAAGctacaaataaattttagatatctCTGCCTACGTACGTGATGCAATATTGGAAGAGATAATGATTCTCTCCACTGTGGCATGAACTGCAATTCTCAGGTTTTTAAGTTCTCCTCTGTTAAGAAGCTCAACTGCTCCATGTCTCCTTCCTTCATCATCGAAGATGGAACCGCTAGCTTTGGTTCCTATCTTGTGATCCAAGCTAAACCCATTATCCGGAACAACTCCAGCTTCCAGGAGAGCTTGTTTGCTAATGGATTGCCAAGTTGACAAATTGGTCTGGAAAACAATTGCATCTTCGACCCAGTTATAAGCGTTCCGAACCAAACTCCTGTCCCAAGGAATCCCTGATTTCAGATAGAATACTTCATCGGCTCTGGTGTACAAACCGGCATTGATCATGCTGGTACCGCCCAAGATCCTGCCTCTTGCATTCGCAACGCCGTCTTCCGAAGTGAATCTCTGAGCAGGTGTTTCTCCGTCGTCTGTCTGCCGGAGAGTAGTGACGAATCCCTCTGCTTTCAACACTTCAGGGTGTGCAGCAGGGACGCTGCCCCTTTCAAGGACAAGCACTGAGTAGTTTGATGATAGAGTTGATGCCAAAGAGCAGCCTGCTGTGCCTCCTCCTACTATTATGTAGTCGTATTTTTCCTCTGCTGGGAGATCAGTTACATTGTGTACAGATTTCATGTAACTAAAATCTGCAGAGAAAAGAATGCAAAAAGGTCATGCAATTAAGAATTATAAATTAACATGCAATTATGTGCTCGTATATTGCAAAAAGGTCATGCAATTAAGAATTATAAATTAACATGCAATTAAGTGctcgtataatatatatatggtcttTTTAATGCAAAAGAACTTAAAGATGAAATTtggcattttttaaaaaaaaaaaaaactcgaaaTAGATGTTGTATATGTACCATTAGCAGATGAAGTGGGCAATGCAAGAACCACTAGTACTTGaggatggaaaaaagaaaagagcagAAACAGAGCTAGAGGAGCCATGGATTACTAGTTTTTGGGAGGAAGagtttatttgatttctttgaaatttataGTGGTTTCAATgctttctttagttttttttttttttttttgggtatttttttaatgtttttcctTTATCTTTGTTGATCGTTTTTGTAGCAAGCGGCTTGAAATAGAATATTGTAACCTTATAACATACTtactattttttatgaaaattataaggTGCTtactacaaatgtacattgaacacatatataaattatatatatatatatatgtatagatgaCGTAAGAAGGCATGGCTTCAACTTTTTTGTAACTGCCTAAACAGATCGAAtagaatttcatttttcttttctattattGAGGGcgataaaataattatgcttGTGAGAAAAGAATTAATAGTTTTGCCATTGAACTGTTTGTGCATtgattataattaaatacatcaataaaatatatatatatatagtaatgatTTTATGAACTACataattcattttattattagtaattTAAGATATAATTGGCAAAtaatacataataatattagtttacaacatttattttaatttttataattttatactaaaaacctaattaaaagaaaaagtgaacTTTTAATCATTGTCTATTGAATTGTCATGAtatgtaaataatattaagtttttcttttaaaaaaattaaaatttttctacattttcttttttatccccATTTAGTATTGCACTACATGTAGAATACCACGCAACCTtactgtcaaaaaaaaaaaaaaaaaaaagttgccaTCTTTAGTTCtgcataagaaaaaagaaaaaaaaagttaatttgtaTTGCTCAATTGCAAAAGTAATCAATTTAAATGCAAATTGTAGAGAATATTCACTAATTACTTTGGGTCAAATAATATCCATGTGAGAGGTTCGGTTCAAGACCTCAATTTATTACTCCAAATTAATATCTTtacttctaaaattaatttgtagatttgaaaaattgaattaaaatctTAATATTGACCGTATGTTCAAATGTAAGCCAAAAAGAGTACTATATGAGATTCGATATCCTTCTTGTGTCTAGAATGTAACAAAGTTGCTAATTATGCCAAATCATGATTTTGACGAAATGATAAAGAATAGTTGGCATTCTTATGAGCCGTACGTCGGCATtcttaattaaaattgaatatattaatttttgaaatttaagaacaaaaaaaaaaaaaaaaattgcatttgtATTTTGCTCACACATACATAGTATTACGTTAGCAGTTTATTCATCCAAACACATACGGAATCGTCAACGTTCAAAAATAGTAAGATATATTTTTgaacttttatttaatttattcgtAATGGctaaaccaaattaaataaatatctaacaCTGGGTGGCCAATAATATTATccactttatttaaaaaaaaaaaaaaaaaaaaaaaaaaaaaccaacctaaGCACTCTGTAAATTAAATGGGAAAGAGGGTGTATAAAGTCAAAATAGTAAGAATAGAAATTCACAAAGTCTAAATAATAACTTACGGCCCAGCATCGTGATGGTCGTCTGAGGGTTGGTCCCTGTATTTGTGGCCttttttatacataaaaaaataagcgGCCTGAAATAGACTATTGAATGCTTAATATGTGCTAAAAAAATTGACTGCGACCACGTCACTGAATTTTTCGGTCACTGCCTAATCAAGCTACTTCGTTTTTGGTAATACCCTAATCAGCTTACTTGTCGCTAAGTAGCTAATAGAATAGCCTAATGTAGTACCCATGAGTCCCATAGGTAACATCGTTTTAgaattaattgcattttgatatatataaatatatatatatatatatatatatatatttaattgttaaaattttacgttttaaattttaactttttaatttagtaatttagatttttaacttttcaatttgCAGCAACTTATGTCTATTTGATTTCTAACTAACAGAGCTTAATAACTATCttattgatattaaaatatatcagattttaaattataaaatattaaaatgcaaaatttttaaaattagtcATATTTTTCCACTGCTGATAGATCAGTTGCGTTGTGTACAGATTTCATGTAACTAAAATCTGCAGAGAAAAGAATGCAAAAAGGTCATGTAATTAAGAATTATAAAGTAATATTCGATTAAGTGCAcgtattatatatagtttttttagtgccaaagaacttgaaatttggcttttcctttttttttttcttttttcttttttcttttttcttttttttttcaaaactcgAAATATATGTAGTTTATGTACCATAAGCAGATGAAGTGGGCAATGCAAGAACCACTAGTACTTGAGGATGGAAAAAATAAAGAGCAGAAGCAGAGCTAGGAGAGCCATGGATTACTAGTTATTGGCAGGAAGAGCTTATTAGATTCCTTTGAAATTTATAGTGGTTTCAACTTTCAGtgcttttttcttcctcttttcttctgtttttttttttcgccccccttattttttaatttttttcatttatttttgttaattgtttTTGTAGCAAGCAACTCGAAATAGAATACATGcatctttataatatatatacttactattttttatgtaaattataagatgtataaattatatgtatagaTGACGTAAGAAGGCATGGCTTCCACTTCTTTGTAACTGCCTAAACCGATCAAATAGAATTTCCTTTTCATTTGAGGCAATAAGATAATTATACTAGCTAGAAACAAATAATGGTTTTGCCATTGAATGTTTGTGCAATGATTATAATTACATACatcaattataataatgattttgttattactttatttactttttatctAGGGTAGAATTGGCAAATAATATAtgattatattaatttctaattttaatttttatattttaatactaaaaagagaaagagaatttTTAACGATACcctgttaatttattattgatgTACAAATaatattgactttttctttaaaaaaaattaaacattttctatattttctttttacccCAATTAGCATTGCGCTACATTTAGGATACCACCCAACCTTACggtcaaaaaaaggaaaaaaaagttatcaCCTTTAGTGCtacataagaaaaaagaaaaaaaaaaaagttaatttgtattactaaaatgaaaaactaataaattgAAATGCAAATTGTAGAGAATTCATTCTAATTGTTGTCGGTCTATATATTAACATCCATGTGAGAGGTTCGGTTCAAGGCCGCAAGTTATTACCCCAAATTAATATcttctaaaataaatttggggatttgaaaattgaattaaaatctTAATAGTGATAGACAGGAAGCTTACCGTATGTTCAAATGTAAACCCTTTTGTATTTCTCTTAGTTAGTCCttttgtatttttctcttttacattAGTTGTGAATCCTCTGTATTTATACCtgtttgtttaattaataaagCACATATAGCTTTTCTCCAATACTAGTTGACACTTAAAAAACTGTTCCATGGTTTTGGTCTTCAATATATCACCATTCTTCCCCACCCCTATAATACAAAGAGCGGCGCCTGCAGGATTATAATAATACGCCCCTTAAATTAGCATATAAAAGTAAACAAATTTAAGTATTGTTTTGTCTAAAGATGGCACTTTacagtttattttaattttttgacgaataaatttatttataaataacttATTATCATGTggaataatttctttttacttttattattttcattaaggtcatttttatcattatcaaaaaaaaaaaaaaaagaaaaaaaaattcaaccatGCTGACCACAATTTTCAAAGTTTGACCAAATAAATTGGAATATgtgaaataaaaatcaaactagAGGAGAAGCATatgcaattttaaaaaaacagtgATATGAAAAATCTTAAAACTAGAAGGGGAGTTTGAATAATTTACCATTTGagtgttttacttttttatgttcattcaaggaaaaaaaacaaaaaaaaaaaaaaaaaagaagaagaagaagatgttttTACAATTTTGAACGGGCGAGaaaaatgctttaaaattttattgtgttgTTAATGTATTGTCGGGAGATATTTCCATAGAGTAAGCAAATAAAACTATTCTTAGATATAAAACAAAAACGATTGCTGTCAGTGAACTAGCACAAGTAAGTTCTACAAAACATTATACATAATTGCATTCCAACCACAATGATTTACTGACCATACTCGTCCAATAAAATGGATGTTTAGCAAATTTATTTCTCTGATTTACTATTTTCTTTAATAGTGAATAATTTGTTTCTCTGCCTCTCT includes the following:
- the LOC107405925 gene encoding (R)-mandelonitrile lyase 1-like — protein: MAPLALFLLFSFFHPQVLVVLALPTSSANDFSYMKSVHNVTDLPAEEKYDYIIVGGGTAGCSLASTLSSNYSVLVLERGSVPAAHPEVLKAEGFVTTLRQTDDGETPAQRFTSEDGVANARGRILGGTSMINAGLYTRADEVFYLKSGIPWDRSLVRNAYNWVEDAIVFQTNLSTWQSISKQALLEAGVVPDNGFSLDHKIGTKASGSIFDDEGRRHGAVELLNRGELKNLRIAVHATVERIIISSNIASRLGATGVIYTDSKGLHHRAMLRDKGEVIVSAGAIGSPQLLLLSGVGPVSHLSSLQIPVVLPNPYVGKFMADNPTNRVYIIAPFPLDQSNLQVVGITSDFYIETLSYKVPSSSTNISVAVIGEKIPGPISSGSLWLKSSSNATISPNVRFNYFDNPIDLARCVKGVRKIGDLLNTKTIEQFKANNGEGFVFLGTPYPKNPGDDKSVKAFCRSTVETIWHYHGGCLVGKVVDGDLRVLGIDALRVVDGSIFNRSPGTNPQATVMMLGRYVGLKMVQERNGAK